The following are from one region of the Deltaproteobacteria bacterium genome:
- a CDS encoding serine/threonine protein kinase has translation MSSVPIGTVIDARYRILGELGRGGMGTVYEAEHVTIRKPVALKLLDPLLGRNDAHAQRFEREAFAAGRIEHPNCVTVSDFGRHEDGSLYLVMELVRGRSLADVLDDEQRFAWPRALHIARHVLRGLAHAHAAGIVHRDIKPENIVLVDHDGDPDFAKILDFGIAKLVGDAAADAGGEQLTQAGFTVGTPTYLSPEQAFGDEIDARSDLYSLSVVLYEMLAGRPPFVSGDKLAVLSMHVGRAVPPLAEVAPDAAVPPAVERLVLRGLAKRRDDRIQTAEAYIEAIDRCLAAVPAASRAPAPIATPAPAPHGRAATPGPIAPATPGPVAPAPGPAATPPPATGSAPGATAGRAAVVAPAGLPPPSGTEPTVWAPPPAAADPLARVRRWLPRVAAAVVALLIAAAVASHLLGSHDARFDALVDQLRTGKTCAERREAVLGLRELRDKRAIKELKRARYRMRGGVLGIGDRNTNKCLKADAEAAIEFLQSL, from the coding sequence GTGAGTTCCGTCCCGATCGGGACCGTGATCGACGCGCGCTACCGCATCCTCGGCGAGCTGGGACGCGGCGGCATGGGAACCGTCTACGAAGCCGAGCACGTGACCATCCGCAAGCCGGTCGCGCTGAAGCTGCTCGATCCGCTGCTCGGCCGCAACGACGCCCACGCGCAGCGGTTCGAGCGCGAGGCGTTCGCGGCCGGGCGCATCGAGCACCCGAACTGTGTGACCGTGTCGGACTTCGGCCGCCACGAAGACGGCTCGCTGTACCTCGTCATGGAGCTGGTGCGCGGGCGTTCGCTCGCCGACGTCCTCGACGACGAGCAGCGGTTCGCGTGGCCGCGCGCGCTGCACATCGCCCGCCACGTGTTGCGCGGCCTCGCGCACGCGCATGCCGCCGGCATCGTCCACCGGGACATCAAACCCGAAAACATCGTGCTCGTCGACCACGACGGCGATCCGGACTTCGCCAAGATCCTCGACTTCGGCATCGCGAAGCTCGTCGGCGACGCGGCCGCCGACGCCGGCGGCGAGCAATTGACGCAGGCGGGCTTCACGGTCGGCACGCCGACGTACCTGTCGCCGGAGCAGGCGTTCGGCGACGAGATCGACGCACGCTCGGACCTGTATTCGCTGTCGGTCGTCCTGTACGAGATGCTCGCCGGCCGGCCGCCGTTCGTGTCGGGCGACAAGCTCGCGGTGCTGTCGATGCACGTCGGCCGCGCCGTCCCGCCGCTGGCCGAGGTCGCGCCGGACGCGGCCGTGCCGCCCGCGGTCGAGCGGCTCGTGTTGCGCGGGCTCGCCAAGCGCCGCGACGACCGGATTCAGACGGCGGAGGCCTACATCGAGGCGATCGACCGCTGCCTCGCGGCGGTTCCCGCCGCTTCACGCGCGCCCGCGCCGATCGCCACCCCCGCACCGGCGCCGCACGGCCGCGCCGCGACGCCCGGCCCGATCGCACCGGCGACGCCCGGCCCGGTCGCACCGGCGCCCGGCCCCGCCGCGACGCCGCCGCCCGCGACGGGCTCCGCGCCGGGCGCGACGGCCGGCCGCGCCGCCGTGGTCGCGCCCGCCGGTCTTCCGCCGCCGAGCGGAACCGAACCGACCGTGTGGGCGCCCCCGCCGGCCGCCGCCGATCCTCTCGCCCGCGTCCGCCGGTGGCTCCCGCGCGTCGCTGCCGCCGTGGTCGCGCTGCTGATCGCCGCCGCCGTCGCGAGCCATCTGCTCGGCAGCCACGACGCCCGATTCGACGCGCTCGTCGACCAGCTCCGCACCGGCAAGACGTGCGCGGAGCGCCGCGAGGCGGTGCTTGGACTGCGCGAGCTGCGCGACAAACGCGCCATCAAGGAACTCAAGCGCGCGCGCTACCGCATGCGCGGCGGCGTCCTCGGCATCGGCGACCGCAACACGAACAAGTGCCTCAAGGCGGACGCCGAAGCGGCCATCGAGTTTCTCCAATCCCTGTGA
- a CDS encoding HD domain-containing protein, whose translation MTHLTRDEAWAHLCEWTESEALRRHARAVEIVMRAAARHYGGDDADVDAWGIAGLLHDADYEKWPDEHPNRIVAWLRERGEEAIAHAISAHYTKWNVPYETALDRALLACDELTGFVGACCLVRPDGIHGLTPRSVVKRLKDKRFAAKVDRAEVRAGAELLGVDLADHIDFVIAALRPHADELGLAGRGAA comes from the coding sequence ATGACGCACCTCACCCGAGACGAAGCCTGGGCGCACCTGTGCGAATGGACCGAGAGCGAGGCGTTGCGCCGCCACGCGCGCGCGGTCGAGATCGTCATGCGCGCCGCGGCGCGCCACTACGGCGGCGATGACGCGGACGTCGACGCGTGGGGCATCGCCGGGTTGCTGCACGACGCCGACTACGAGAAGTGGCCGGACGAACACCCGAACCGGATCGTCGCGTGGCTGCGCGAGCGCGGCGAGGAGGCCATCGCGCACGCGATCTCGGCGCACTACACCAAGTGGAACGTGCCGTACGAGACGGCGCTGGACCGCGCGCTGCTCGCGTGCGACGAACTCACCGGCTTCGTCGGCGCGTGCTGCCTCGTCCGGCCGGACGGCATCCACGGCCTCACGCCGCGGTCCGTGGTCAAGCGGCTCAAGGACAAGCGGTTTGCCGCCAAGGTCGACCGCGCGGAGGTGCGGGCGGGGGCCGAGCTGCTCGGCGTCGACCTGGCCGACCACATCGACTTCGTCATCGCTGCGCTGCGGCCGCACGCGGACGAACTCGGCCTCGCCGGGCGCGGCGCGGCGTGA
- the leuB gene encoding 3-isopropylmalate dehydrogenase produces MTATIVLLPGDGIGPEVVGAARAVLDAVAERVGLALAYETHLIGGCAIDATNEPLPADTLAACRRADAVLLGAVGGPKWDDPRAPVRPEQGLLGLRKQLGLFANLRPIAVHPALVDASPLRPERVAGVDILVVRELTGGIYFGEPRGRAHTGDGVRAVDTCAYTESEIRRVVDLGFRLARDRRRKLTSVDKANVLETSRLWREVVTAMAADYPDVEVDHQLVDAAAMRLVAAAATFDVIVTENLFGDVLTDEASVLTGSLGMLPSASLGAGRAGVYEPIHGSAPDIAGRGVANPLGAILSAALLLRHSLGRDDAARAVEAAVAAAVAAGARTRDLGGDLGTAEVTAAVIDRLAV; encoded by the coding sequence ATGACGGCGACGATCGTGCTGTTGCCCGGCGACGGCATCGGCCCGGAGGTGGTGGGCGCCGCGCGGGCCGTGCTCGACGCGGTCGCCGAGCGCGTGGGACTCGCACTGGCGTACGAGACGCACCTGATCGGCGGCTGTGCGATCGACGCGACGAACGAGCCGCTTCCCGCCGACACGCTCGCGGCCTGCCGGCGGGCCGACGCCGTGCTACTCGGCGCGGTCGGTGGCCCGAAGTGGGACGATCCCCGCGCGCCGGTCCGCCCGGAACAGGGACTGCTCGGCTTGCGCAAGCAGCTCGGTCTGTTCGCGAACCTGCGGCCGATCGCCGTGCACCCCGCGCTGGTCGACGCGTCGCCGCTGCGGCCGGAGCGCGTCGCCGGCGTCGACATCCTCGTCGTCCGCGAACTCACCGGCGGCATCTATTTCGGCGAGCCGCGCGGGCGCGCGCACACCGGCGACGGCGTCCGCGCGGTCGATACGTGCGCGTACACCGAGTCGGAGATCCGCCGCGTCGTCGATCTGGGGTTTCGCCTCGCGCGCGACCGGCGGCGCAAGCTCACGTCGGTGGACAAGGCGAACGTGCTCGAGACGTCTCGGCTGTGGCGGGAGGTCGTGACGGCGATGGCGGCCGACTATCCCGACGTCGAGGTCGATCACCAGCTCGTCGACGCGGCCGCGATGCGCCTGGTCGCCGCTGCCGCGACGTTCGACGTGATCGTCACCGAGAACCTGTTCGGCGACGTTCTCACCGACGAGGCGTCCGTGCTCACCGGTTCGCTGGGGATGCTCCCGAGCGCGTCGCTGGGCGCCGGGCGCGCCGGCGTCTACGAGCCGATCCACGGGTCGGCGCCGGACATCGCCGGTCGCGGCGTGGCCAACCCGCTCGGTGCGATCCTGTCGGCGGCGCTGCTTCTGCGTCATTCGCTCGGGCGGGACGACGCCGCGCGGGCCGTCGAGGCCGCGGTGGCGGCGGCGGTCGCGGCGGGCGCGCGCACGCGCGATCTCGGGGGCGATCTCGGCACCGCCGAGGTGACCGCGGCGGTCATCGACCGGCTCGCGGTGTGA
- a CDS encoding class I SAM-dependent methyltransferase — protein MAVTSTVGGAIAVASERALAGLCAELAAGTAADWSAGERALARDAARPPAATVAAARRAIAAGGDPLGDAFCALRSPRARRRDGAVYTPAPLVAAMVGWARDQVEPARVVDPGAGSGRFAVAAARAFPRAQVIAIEADPLAALAARAHLAAAGVAARATVWCADYREVALEPVSGPTLFIGNPPYVRHHAIATRWKRWAADVAARLDVPASGLAGLHVHFFLATALLARPGDLGALVTAAEWLDVDYGRTVRALLRGPLGVVRIDVVEPTAAPFPDAHTTAAIACFRAGAAPPAVAVRRVASMAALAPLRGGPLVPRARLTADARWSRPRRRRVRPAGHVELGELCRVHRGQVTGANAVWIAGRDTPPVPEPWLRPAVTRARELFDAVPALVSAAALRRVVCVPVDVDALAPADRAAADRFLAFARARGAHERYIARHRRPWWAVRLRPAAPILATYMARRPPAFVRNLAGAAHLNIAHGIYPRETLSAEQLDALARHLAAAASVADGRTYAGGLTKFEPGELARILVPEPAALAAREAD, from the coding sequence ATGGCGGTGACGTCGACGGTGGGCGGCGCGATCGCCGTCGCGTCGGAGCGCGCGTTGGCCGGGTTGTGCGCGGAGCTGGCCGCCGGCACCGCCGCCGACTGGTCTGCCGGCGAGCGCGCGCTCGCGCGAGACGCCGCCCGTCCGCCGGCCGCGACGGTCGCCGCGGCGCGCCGGGCGATCGCCGCCGGCGGCGATCCGCTGGGCGACGCGTTCTGCGCGCTGCGGTCGCCGCGCGCGCGCCGGCGCGACGGCGCGGTTTACACGCCGGCGCCGCTGGTCGCCGCGATGGTCGGCTGGGCGCGCGACCAGGTCGAACCCGCGCGCGTCGTCGACCCGGGCGCCGGCTCGGGGCGGTTCGCGGTGGCGGCGGCGCGGGCGTTTCCGCGCGCACAGGTCATCGCGATCGAAGCCGATCCGCTGGCCGCGTTGGCGGCGCGCGCTCATCTGGCCGCGGCCGGCGTCGCGGCGCGCGCGACCGTATGGTGCGCCGACTATCGCGAGGTGGCGTTGGAGCCGGTGTCGGGGCCGACTTTGTTCATCGGCAACCCGCCGTACGTGCGCCACCACGCGATCGCGACGCGGTGGAAGCGGTGGGCGGCGGACGTGGCCGCGCGACTCGACGTGCCCGCCAGCGGCCTGGCAGGGTTGCATGTACACTTTTTCTTGGCCACCGCGTTGCTCGCGCGGCCGGGCGACCTCGGCGCGCTGGTCACCGCGGCGGAATGGCTCGACGTGGACTACGGGCGCACGGTGCGCGCGCTGCTGCGCGGACCGCTGGGCGTCGTGCGCATCGACGTCGTCGAGCCGACCGCCGCGCCGTTTCCCGACGCGCACACGACCGCGGCGATCGCGTGCTTTCGCGCCGGCGCGGCGCCGCCCGCGGTGGCCGTGCGCCGCGTCGCGTCGATGGCGGCGCTCGCGCCGCTTCGCGGCGGCCCGCTCGTGCCGCGCGCGCGGTTGACGGCGGACGCGCGCTGGTCTCGGCCGCGCCGGCGGCGCGTGCGCCCGGCCGGCCACGTCGAGCTGGGCGAGCTGTGTCGCGTCCACCGCGGTCAAGTCACCGGCGCCAACGCGGTGTGGATCGCCGGGCGCGACACGCCGCCGGTGCCCGAGCCGTGGCTGCGCCCGGCGGTCACGCGCGCGCGCGAGCTGTTCGACGCGGTGCCCGCGCTCGTGTCGGCGGCGGCGCTGCGCCGCGTGGTGTGCGTGCCGGTCGACGTCGACGCGCTCGCCCCCGCCGACCGGGCGGCCGCGGACCGGTTTTTGGCATTCGCGCGCGCGCGCGGCGCTCACGAGCGCTACATCGCACGCCATCGCCGGCCGTGGTGGGCGGTGCGGCTGCGGCCGGCGGCGCCGATTCTCGCGACCTACATGGCGCGGCGGCCGCCCGCGTTCGTGCGCAACCTGGCCGGGGCCGCGCACCTCAACATCGCGCACGGCATCTATCCGCGCGAGACACTGTCGGCCGAGCAACTCGACGCGTTGGCGCG